In the Mytilus trossulus isolate FHL-02 chromosome 1, PNRI_Mtr1.1.1.hap1, whole genome shotgun sequence genome, one interval contains:
- the LOC134710623 gene encoding uncharacterized protein LOC134710623 isoform X1, with product MTSTAVVFGTFMVLVCLVLHVIGIATDYWTVSGPLHAGLFKICVAGLCGTYVSYDGTFLNVHYLGTAGCSCVCAILLLVACLVGFCGCSREYSKPVVQNLGGLGMTAGIFGTIGFLWYYLYFFKGFFNNGVILFSSFGNPGWSFYLCAVASGLSLVMSITLIVVGCNMPTSNGAIMPQQPAVITMQNQQQSYPQPSAPPQQHMY from the exons ATGACATCCACTGCTGTTGTTTTCGGGACTTTTATGGTGTTGGTATGTTTAGTTTTACATGTGATTGGAATTGCAACGGATTATTGGACGGTCAGCGGTCCTTTGCATGCTGGTTTATTTAAAATCTGTGTTGCTGGTTTGTGCGGTACGTACGTATCATACGATGGCACCTTTCTTAACG TGCACTACCTTGGTACTGCTGGATGTTCCTGTGTGTGCGCCATACTCCTGCTGGTGGCCTGCTTGGTTGGATTTTGTGGCTGTAGTCGGGAGTATAGTAAACCTGTTGTCCAGAACTTAGGGGGATTAGGAATGACAGCAG GGATCTTCGGAACGATTGGATTTCTATGGTATTATCTGTATTTCTTCAAAGGATTTTTCAACAATGGAGTGATCCTATTTTCTTCCTTCGGAAATCCAGGCTGGTCATTTTATTTGTGTGCAGTGGCAAGTGGGTTGTCCTTAGTCATGTCAATCACGCTGATTGTAGTCGGATGCAACATGCCCACATCCAATGGCGCCATAATGCCACAACAACCTGCTGTGATAACTATGCAGAACCAACAACAATCGTACCCACAGCCATCAGCACCACCACAACAACACATGTACTAG
- the LOC134710623 gene encoding uncharacterized protein LOC134710623 isoform X2 has product MQRVCQSCYMHYLGTAGCSCVCAILLLVACLVGFCGCSREYSKPVVQNLGGLGMTAGIFGTIGFLWYYLYFFKGFFNNGVILFSSFGNPGWSFYLCAVASGLSLVMSITLIVVGCNMPTSNGAIMPQQPAVITMQNQQQSYPQPSAPPQQHMY; this is encoded by the exons ATGCAAAGAGTTTGTCAGTCTTGCTACA TGCACTACCTTGGTACTGCTGGATGTTCCTGTGTGTGCGCCATACTCCTGCTGGTGGCCTGCTTGGTTGGATTTTGTGGCTGTAGTCGGGAGTATAGTAAACCTGTTGTCCAGAACTTAGGGGGATTAGGAATGACAGCAG GGATCTTCGGAACGATTGGATTTCTATGGTATTATCTGTATTTCTTCAAAGGATTTTTCAACAATGGAGTGATCCTATTTTCTTCCTTCGGAAATCCAGGCTGGTCATTTTATTTGTGTGCAGTGGCAAGTGGGTTGTCCTTAGTCATGTCAATCACGCTGATTGTAGTCGGATGCAACATGCCCACATCCAATGGCGCCATAATGCCACAACAACCTGCTGTGATAACTATGCAGAACCAACAACAATCGTACCCACAGCCATCAGCACCACCACAACAACACATGTACTAG
- the LOC134698372 gene encoding uncharacterized protein LOC134698372 — protein MASKETCAGCLRVKENNVADLWCNDCEEPVCRPCSKVHRKFSIPHDIKEIKKLSNFKKTSTKNCKVHAGQKLIFFCVRHDEILCTTCLSGSHIECDINHIEKTAMGIKESSELHNLKERIHKQKYVIEKLKKEFDELSGRIHKNKEQQFDRLNQLRLGVEDCMNQLEKNMETHYSQVVEKLSSNSNQLNFLEQTTEENTKEIENTKKLESEVNLLYLLKRLNTIQKSDEEKIQCLEKDINTMLFQFIPENVIENVDAMVHVLGTQQTLSKSPQGSSMAQQSQLHIHSEENQPIKHTRKFNADESCMFYGCCFIDENNVITIKEKISYNQYTLENIKTLYLQVINLQDGLSNSFQIDSECATLCKDTICTVDSNNVLLVGGDGIYLMDLESEILARTIKVDNDHSITCKLVTFIESQIVVLCQQMIDEKMCDYISWIDYNGISLKKLSLPGDVCDLVINDSQVYCTFNDVNNVTCTSFSGESHIYYTSLDLIESCKITAGDSIIVLLEMKRNAIYTVDPKTLKRSKIHERIFHPTHMNLNKKTKELAVTCNNGTCLKIFNSFI, from the coding sequence GGTGTAATGATTGTGAAGAACCTGTTTGTCGACCTTGTAGTAAAGTTCATAGAAAATTTTCTATACCACATgacattaaagaaataaaaaaactgtCTAACTTTAAGAAAACCTCAACAAAGAACTGCAAAGTGCATGCGGGACAAAAGTTAATCTTTTTTTGTGTACGTCACGATGAAATTCTGTGCACAACTTGTTTATCTGGGTCCCATATAGAATGTGACATTAACCATATAGAGAAAACTGCCATGGGAATCAAGGAAAGCTCAGAATTGCATAATCTCAAAGAAAGAATTCACAAACAGAAATATGTAATCGAAAAACTGAAAAAGGAATTTGATGAACTTTCTGGTAGAATACACAAGAATAAAGAGCAACAGTTTGATCGACTTAATCAGTTACGTTTAGGCGTTGAAGACTGTATGaatcaattagaaaaaaatatggaaacTCATTACAGCCAGGTTGTAGAAAAATTATCGAGCAATTCAAATCAATTGAACTTTCTGGAACAAACAACAGAAGAAAACACCAAAGAAattgaaaacacaaaaaaattagAGAGTGAAGTAAATTTGctttatcttttaaaacgtCTCAATACTATTCAAAAGTCAGATGAAGAGAAAATTCAGTGTTTGGAGAAAGATATCAATACCatgttatttcaatttattccTGAAAATGTCATTGAAAATGTTGATGCAATGGTTCATGTCTTAGGTACTCAGCAGACACTTTCAAAAAGCCCGCAAGGAAGTAGTATGGCGCAACAGTCTCAGTTGCATATACATTCAGAGGAAAATCAACCTATTAAACACACGCGAAAATTTAATGCAGATGAGTCGTGTATGTTTTATGGTTGCTGCTTTATCGACGAGAACAACGTTATAACTATCAAAGAGAAAATTTCTTATAATCAATATACACTGGAAAATATCAAAACCCTATACCTGCAAGTCATCAACCTTCAGGATGGGTTGTCAAATTCGTTTCAAATTGATTCTGAGTGTGCGACTCTGTGTAAAGATACAATATGCACGGTCGATTCAAACAACGTCCTGCTTGTTGGAGGAGACGGTATATACCTTATGGATCTAGAATCAGAAATACTTGCACGTACTATTAAAGTTGACAATGATCATTCAATAACTTGTAAATTAGTAACTTTTATTGAAAGTCAAATTGTAGTCCTTTGTCAACAGATGATAGATGAAAAAATGTGCGACTATATTTCTTGGATTGACTACAACGGGATAAGTTTAAAGAAACTCAGTTTACCGGGCGATGTTTGTGATCTAGTTATTAATGATTCACAAGTGTATTGTACATTTAACGACGTAAATAATGTTACTTGTACAAGTTTCTCTGGCGAAAGTCACATATATTACACAAGCCTGGACTTGATAGAAAGTTGTAAGATTACCGCGGGAGATTCTATAATAGTATTGttagaaatgaaaagaaatgcCATCTATACAGTAGATCCTAAAACTCTTAAACGGTCTAAAATTCATGAACGTATCTTTCACCCAACtcatatgaatttaaataaGAAGACCAAAGAACTGGCAGTAACTTGCAATAATggaacatgtttgaaaatcttCAATTCGTTCATTTAA